A genomic segment from Streptomyces antibioticus encodes:
- a CDS encoding DUF6545 domain-containing protein codes for MTELALSPAGFVNEFYPSFWWIPAGILAAALAIKLPSIIRLWKDPMLRAVGGLLLLALAVFVFVAPSTIAGVNRLTGVSNISAPWVYSLLTAFGGACLLLIITWRNGLSDRSARTRRAMRWVIIGYSGVIAALWVLFALADVPVERLRDIDTYYANTPYMRELILLYLLAHTNSSLITNYLIWNWIRTDGLDAWLRWGLKFLGVGYALQLAFDAAKLTALVARWNDRDLDWLSTAVAPPLACLAAILVAVGFILPHAGQYLHDRCRVRLALYELRPLYLLMRSVSGRGVPFVLRASAELRLIRRETFIRDTLLSLARFIDEDLRRRSYEAAVGLGFPAPRAKALAAAVTILAATTARSGPGTPDRTADPDTTDLLREIGAVSRELRHDEDVRRVHSLATTTPDEDVRVTN; via the coding sequence ATGACGGAACTCGCGCTGAGCCCGGCGGGGTTCGTCAACGAGTTCTACCCGTCGTTCTGGTGGATCCCCGCCGGGATCCTGGCCGCCGCGCTGGCCATCAAGCTGCCGAGCATCATCCGGCTGTGGAAGGACCCGATGCTGCGGGCGGTGGGCGGCCTGCTGCTGCTCGCGCTGGCGGTGTTCGTGTTCGTGGCGCCGTCGACGATCGCCGGGGTCAACCGGCTCACCGGGGTGTCCAACATCTCCGCGCCGTGGGTGTATTCGCTGCTGACCGCGTTCGGCGGGGCCTGTCTGCTGCTGATCATCACCTGGCGCAACGGCCTGTCCGACCGCTCGGCCCGCACCCGGCGTGCGATGCGCTGGGTGATCATCGGGTACTCCGGGGTGATCGCGGCGCTGTGGGTGCTGTTCGCCCTCGCGGACGTGCCCGTGGAGCGGCTGCGGGACATCGACACGTACTACGCCAACACGCCGTACATGCGCGAGCTGATCCTGCTGTACCTGCTCGCGCACACCAACTCCAGCCTGATCACCAACTATCTGATCTGGAACTGGATCCGCACCGACGGGCTCGACGCCTGGCTGCGCTGGGGGCTGAAGTTCCTCGGGGTGGGCTACGCGCTCCAGTTGGCCTTCGACGCGGCCAAGCTGACGGCGCTGGTGGCCCGCTGGAACGACCGGGACCTCGACTGGCTGAGCACGGCCGTCGCGCCGCCGCTGGCCTGTCTGGCGGCGATCCTGGTGGCGGTGGGCTTCATCCTGCCGCACGCCGGCCAGTATCTGCACGACCGCTGCCGGGTCCGGCTGGCACTGTACGAGCTGCGGCCGCTGTATCTGCTGATGCGGTCGGTCAGCGGGCGCGGCGTGCCGTTCGTGCTGCGCGCCAGCGCCGAACTCCGGCTGATCCGGCGGGAGACGTTCATCCGGGACACCCTGCTGTCCCTGGCCCGCTTCATCGACGAGGACCTGCGCCGGCGCTCCTACGAGGCGGCCGTCGGCCTCGGCTTCCCGGCCCCCCGCGCGAAGGCCCTGGCCGCCGCGGTGACCATCCTCGCCGCCACGACCGCCCGCAGCGGCCCCGGCACCCCCGACCGCACCGCCGACCCGGACACCACGGACCTCCTCCGCGAGATCGGCGCGGTCTCCCGCGAACTCCGCCACGACGAGGACGTCCGCAGGGTCCACTCCCTGGCGACGACGACCCCGGACGAGGACGTGCGGGTCACCAACTGA
- a CDS encoding MAB_1171c family putative transporter, translated as MTAVTTATTVTHYGSAGVLWLCLTVRTPELLRHRHDPSLRTLCAALGLAGLCFFLGAPPTVGAVNDLSGIPNLAAPLTYTAVTAYSAAAQMLIVRWRGGARVCRTARRWLVAYACVAAGIAVTFALGEAPVERRTDLDTYYASTPYIREMILLYLLAHLTAVGSTTVAALRWARRVRGGLRAGLTTLGLGTLCGIGFSTTKLAAMAAHWSGRDWSALSGWVSPAAAGAGALLSVTGVMIPLVGPRLAERRRARHHYVRLEPLERALDGVLARHALRLPRPRWASPVTRLVWRRTSIHNALSHLDAYADRELYEETLRAALRLTGDPRRATATAWATVIAAAARDEAAARGPEPGPAASDWFHGRAPDPAALERIADALATSPLVRAAAASGFGSGSGAGSGAKAVAAERSSRA; from the coding sequence GTGACCGCCGTCACGACGGCGACCACCGTGACGCACTACGGCAGCGCCGGCGTCCTCTGGCTCTGCCTCACCGTCCGGACGCCGGAGCTGCTGCGCCACCGCCACGACCCCTCGCTGCGCACCCTGTGCGCCGCCTTGGGCCTGGCGGGCCTGTGCTTCTTCCTCGGCGCCCCGCCGACCGTCGGCGCGGTCAACGACCTCAGCGGGATACCCAACCTGGCCGCGCCGCTGACGTACACGGCCGTCACGGCGTACAGCGCGGCCGCGCAGATGCTGATCGTGCGCTGGCGCGGCGGGGCGCGGGTGTGCCGCACCGCGCGGCGCTGGCTGGTGGCGTACGCGTGCGTCGCCGCCGGGATCGCGGTCACCTTCGCGCTGGGCGAGGCCCCCGTGGAGCGCCGCACCGACCTCGACACCTACTACGCGAGCACCCCGTACATCCGGGAGATGATCCTGCTCTATCTGCTCGCGCATCTGACCGCCGTCGGCTCCACCACGGTCGCGGCGCTGCGCTGGGCCCGCCGGGTGCGCGGCGGGCTGCGGGCCGGGCTGACCACGCTCGGCCTGGGCACCCTGTGCGGGATCGGCTTCAGCACCACCAAGCTCGCCGCGATGGCCGCCCACTGGTCCGGGCGGGACTGGTCGGCGCTCAGCGGCTGGGTCTCGCCGGCCGCGGCCGGGGCGGGCGCGCTGCTGAGCGTCACCGGCGTGATGATCCCGCTCGTCGGGCCCCGTCTCGCCGAACGGCGGCGGGCCCGGCACCACTACGTCCGCCTCGAACCCCTGGAGCGCGCACTGGACGGCGTCCTCGCCCGCCACGCCCTGCGCCTGCCCCGGCCGCGCTGGGCCTCCCCCGTCACCCGGCTGGTGTGGCGCCGCACGAGCATCCACAACGCGCTGAGCCATCTGGACGCCTACGCCGACCGGGAGTTGTACGAGGAGACCCTGCGGGCGGCGCTGCGGCTCACCGGCGACCCCCGGCGGGCCACGGCCACGGCGTGGGCGACGGTGATCGCGGCGGCGGCGCGGGACGAGGCGGCCGCCCGGGGGCCGGAGCCGGGCCCTGCCGCGTCCGACTGGTTCCACGGGCGGGCACCGGACCCGGCGGCGCTGGAGCGGATCGCCGACGCGCTGGCGACCTCGCCGCTGGTCCGGGCGGCGGCTGCTTCCGGTTTCGGATCCGGTTCCGGTGCCGGTTCCGGTGCCAAAGCCGTAGCTGCCGAACGGAGTTCGCGCGCATGA
- a CDS encoding MAB_1171c family putative transporter, with translation MSVVVYLAAAVLALSSAVLFRRPRTAVRNPLTVSTCVAILLGAIVFVCSAPVTLAAVNSLTGVPNFGAPLTYGMLTAYSCSLLILLINWRGGPPELVRRLVLRSIAVYAPLVVAVVLLFVFADAPTERLTDLDTYYANTPCMREMILLYLLGHTAVIVAMSVVCVKWGREVTGLLRTGLRLILAGALLDLLGFQATKYTAVVARWTGHDLDFLSTSVAPPMASLAALICSAGFVLPRLLPAAGAHWRGLRDHRRLGPLWSRVGFVSTAPKPPASWWRLPEERLHWREVAIHDALLALAPYFDDTVRERARAGALREGRGEHEARVVAEAAMLAEAARRAAAAEAPQETLSTYRLHATEVSGAGGLVELAQALGRTPASDTAREGTVKAFHG, from the coding sequence ATGAGTGTCGTGGTCTATCTGGCGGCCGCCGTCCTCGCCCTCTCCTCCGCCGTCCTCTTCCGCCGCCCGCGCACGGCCGTCCGCAATCCGCTGACCGTGTCGACCTGCGTGGCGATCCTGCTCGGCGCGATCGTGTTCGTCTGCTCGGCGCCGGTGACCCTGGCCGCCGTCAACTCTCTCACCGGCGTACCGAACTTCGGCGCCCCGCTGACGTACGGCATGCTCACCGCGTACTCCTGCTCGCTGCTGATCCTGCTGATCAACTGGCGGGGCGGGCCGCCCGAGCTGGTGCGGCGGCTGGTGCTGCGCTCCATCGCCGTCTACGCGCCGCTGGTGGTGGCCGTCGTGCTGCTGTTCGTGTTCGCCGACGCGCCCACCGAGCGGCTCACCGATCTCGACACGTACTACGCCAACACGCCCTGCATGCGGGAGATGATCCTGCTCTATCTGCTCGGGCACACGGCCGTGATCGTGGCCATGTCGGTGGTGTGCGTGAAGTGGGGGCGCGAGGTCACCGGGCTGCTGCGGACCGGGCTGCGGCTGATCCTGGCCGGGGCGCTGCTCGACCTGCTGGGTTTCCAGGCGACCAAGTACACGGCGGTCGTGGCCCGTTGGACCGGTCACGACCTGGACTTCCTGTCCACCTCGGTGGCCCCGCCGATGGCCTCGCTGGCCGCGCTGATCTGTTCCGCCGGGTTCGTGCTGCCGCGGCTGCTGCCGGCCGCCGGGGCGCACTGGCGGGGGCTGCGCGACCACCGGCGGCTCGGACCGCTGTGGTCCCGGGTGGGGTTCGTGTCGACGGCGCCCAAACCGCCCGCGTCCTGGTGGCGGTTGCCGGAGGAGCGGCTGCACTGGCGGGAGGTCGCCATCCATGACGCGCTGCTCGCGCTGGCGCCCTATTTCGACGACACGGTCCGGGAGCGGGCGCGGGCGGGCGCCCTGCGGGAGGGGCGCGGTGAACACGAGGCGCGGGTCGTCGCGGAGGCCGCGATGCTGGCCGAGGCGGCCCGCCGGGCCGCCGCCGCGGAGGCTCCGCAGGAGACATTGAGCACGTACCGGCTGCACGCGACGGAGGTCTCCGGTGCCGGTGGCCTGGTCGAATTGGCACAGGCTCTGGGCCGAACCCCTGCCTCGGACACGGCGCGTGAAGGTACGGTGAAAGCCTTCCATGGCTGA
- a CDS encoding FAD-dependent monooxygenase, with translation MSRRAVVIGAGLAGMLAAAALSTAVDEVVVLERDELPEGPEHRKGLPQGRHAHLLMAGGLAAMEDLVPGVSMRKHLLAAGAREISISSGMVALTPEGWFRRWRHEGPQMLTCSRALLDWAVRSALLDHTDVRIRKGQVTELLGGADRVTGVRVSSAEGEEELAAEFVVDASGRGSRVVNWLDSLGISGIREKTVDAGLVNATRVYRTPEGAGDFPLTIIQANPYQSRPGRSGMVLPIEGDRWMVSLAGTRGGGEPPSDPEGFLRYTLDLPDPIVGRLISGAEPLTDIHVSRSTSNHRRYLEKSRRWPERFVVLGDALATFNPAYGQGMSVAALGARVLSRELTRTSLTEPGLARRVQRGAAGSVNAAWTMAVSQDVWFPETQGGSPTVADRLLTRYSRRLIRTATGSYRAASAVWDVTSMTSGPERLLHPTTVLATLTGPPLPPSSSAPLTDQERETLRSLDRTTDEDDEVKTGG, from the coding sequence ATGTCGCGTAGAGCTGTCGTCATCGGTGCCGGTCTGGCCGGCATGCTGGCCGCGGCGGCCCTGTCCACCGCCGTGGACGAGGTCGTCGTCCTGGAGCGCGACGAACTGCCCGAGGGGCCGGAGCACCGCAAGGGCCTGCCGCAGGGGCGTCACGCCCATCTCCTCATGGCCGGTGGCCTGGCCGCCATGGAGGATCTGGTGCCGGGGGTGAGCATGCGCAAGCACCTGCTCGCGGCGGGTGCGCGGGAGATCTCGATCAGTTCGGGGATGGTGGCGCTGACGCCCGAGGGCTGGTTCCGGCGCTGGCGTCACGAGGGTCCGCAGATGCTGACGTGCAGCCGGGCGCTGCTGGACTGGGCGGTGCGGAGCGCGCTCCTCGACCATACGGACGTCCGGATCCGCAAGGGGCAGGTGACCGAACTCCTGGGCGGCGCCGACCGGGTGACGGGCGTACGGGTCTCTTCCGCCGAAGGCGAGGAGGAGTTGGCGGCGGAGTTCGTGGTGGACGCGAGCGGCCGCGGCTCACGGGTCGTCAACTGGCTTGATTCACTTGGTATATCGGGAATACGTGAGAAGACCGTGGACGCCGGTCTGGTCAACGCCACCCGGGTGTACCGCACGCCCGAGGGCGCCGGGGACTTCCCGCTGACGATCATCCAGGCCAACCCGTATCAGTCCCGGCCGGGGCGCAGCGGCATGGTGCTGCCGATCGAGGGCGACCGGTGGATGGTGAGCCTCGCGGGGACCCGGGGCGGCGGTGAACCCCCGTCGGATCCCGAGGGTTTCCTGCGGTACACGCTCGATCTGCCCGACCCGATCGTGGGCCGGCTGATCTCGGGGGCGGAGCCGCTGACCGACATCCACGTCAGCCGCAGCACCAGCAACCACCGGCGCTATCTGGAGAAGTCCCGGCGGTGGCCGGAGCGGTTCGTGGTCCTCGGCGACGCGCTGGCCACGTTCAACCCGGCCTACGGGCAGGGTATGTCGGTGGCGGCGCTGGGGGCGCGGGTGCTGAGCCGTGAGCTGACCCGCACCTCTCTCACCGAGCCCGGCCTGGCCCGGCGGGTGCAGCGCGGGGCGGCCGGGTCGGTCAACGCGGCCTGGACGATGGCGGTCAGCCAGGACGTCTGGTTCCCGGAGACCCAGGGCGGCTCCCCGACCGTCGCCGACCGCCTGCTGACCCGCTACAGCCGCCGTCTGATCCGCACGGCGACCGGCTCCTACCGCGCGGCCTCCGCCGTCTGGGACGTCACCAGCATGACCTCCGGGCCGGAACGCCTCCTCCACCCCACCACCGTCCTGGCCACCCTGACCGGCCCCCCGCTCCCGCCGTCCTCCAGCGCCCCCCTGACGGACCAGGAACGCGAGACCCTGCGGAGCCTGGACCGGACGACGGACGAGGACGACGAGGTGAAGACGGGAGGGTGA